The following proteins are encoded in a genomic region of Leptospira langatensis:
- a CDS encoding alpha/beta fold hydrolase: MKTLDTQVGARLLPVGTRKIQFYETGIGEPILMLHGGGPGASGISNYSRNIEALAENFRVIVPDMPGYGGSSKGINRKDPFGDLAGTMLQFLDVLGIPKAHVIGNSLGGGCALRMGLERPNQISSLILMGPGGVDTTRSLPTKGLNRLFNYYSGTGPSLEKITEFIREYLVYEGAKVPSSLIEERYRSSIDPEVVQAPPLRRPKGIPNFKNLDFTRDPRLWKCEIPTLVLWGTEDKVNRPSGGPSLQKRMQNCDLYLFSKTGHWVQWERAEEFNSITKSFIKNRSQSELSGRN, translated from the coding sequence ATGAAAACGTTGGATACTCAGGTAGGCGCAAGGCTCCTACCTGTCGGAACAAGAAAGATCCAGTTCTATGAGACTGGAATAGGCGAGCCTATCTTAATGTTGCATGGGGGAGGTCCTGGGGCTTCCGGAATATCGAACTATTCGAGGAATATAGAAGCTCTTGCTGAAAATTTCCGAGTGATCGTTCCGGATATGCCTGGTTACGGAGGATCCTCGAAGGGGATCAATCGAAAAGATCCGTTTGGCGACCTTGCAGGAACAATGCTCCAGTTTCTGGATGTCCTTGGGATACCCAAAGCGCACGTGATCGGAAATTCTCTCGGTGGAGGTTGCGCCTTACGGATGGGATTGGAAAGGCCGAATCAGATCTCTTCTCTGATCCTCATGGGGCCAGGTGGAGTGGATACGACTAGATCTCTCCCTACAAAAGGCTTGAATCGTCTTTTCAACTATTATTCCGGTACAGGTCCTAGCTTAGAAAAGATTACGGAATTCATTCGGGAATACCTGGTATACGAAGGTGCTAAGGTTCCTTCTTCTTTGATCGAAGAAAGATATAGATCAAGCATTGATCCTGAAGTTGTGCAAGCCCCTCCTTTGAGAAGGCCAAAAGGCATTCCTAATTTCAAGAATTTGGATTTCACCAGAGATCCTCGGCTTTGGAAATGCGAGATCCCAACCTTAGTTCTTTGGGGCACGGAAGATAAGGTAAACCGACCAAGCGGAGGCCCTTCCCTACAGAAACGCATGCAGAATTGCGATCTGTACTTATTCAGCAAGACAGGCCATTGGGTACAATGGGAAAGAGCGGAAGAATTCAATTCGATTACGAAATCGTTTATTAAGAATCGATCACAATCTGAATTGTCAGGGAGGAACTAG
- a CDS encoding VOC family protein, whose product MFEIPSVHPFNFAQLGYAIIDSEQLDQWLVFGRDAIGLHAEYLSEDTLSFRIDRHARRFLIQKGKAEDFTCLGFQIQDESSLKTILGILKKKKIEVRKGNGIEADLRGVGSFWQFSGPKGLKIEIFTDPILTNTPLTMLSEGFVTEEFGMGHVALVSKQPEKLVEFWMEIFGARISDFIEQKMSGVTLDITFLRMNPRHHSVAIAATRGLRMDPISKKIQHLNIEAKNLEDMTQAYHRCKQLGFEIAHGIGQHPNDQELSFYVITPSGFEFEVGWNPISVSESHWKQNTYKQISAWGHQPEISTKLSRWNEFRRGFFSLFRSEYVPF is encoded by the coding sequence ATGTTCGAAATTCCTTCTGTACATCCATTTAATTTTGCTCAATTAGGTTATGCGATTATAGACTCCGAACAACTGGACCAGTGGCTGGTATTCGGAAGGGATGCGATAGGACTTCATGCTGAATATCTTTCAGAAGATACTCTTTCCTTTCGGATTGATCGACATGCGAGAAGATTCCTGATCCAAAAAGGAAAAGCGGAAGACTTTACCTGTTTGGGATTTCAGATCCAAGATGAGAGTTCCTTAAAGACCATATTAGGAATATTAAAGAAAAAGAAAATAGAGGTCAGAAAGGGAAACGGAATAGAAGCGGATCTAAGAGGAGTGGGCTCATTTTGGCAATTTTCGGGACCCAAGGGATTGAAAATTGAGATCTTCACCGATCCGATCTTAACGAACACTCCTTTGACAATGCTGTCCGAGGGTTTCGTTACGGAAGAGTTCGGAATGGGACACGTGGCATTAGTCTCCAAGCAGCCTGAAAAACTGGTGGAGTTTTGGATGGAGATCTTCGGGGCCAGGATTAGCGATTTCATCGAACAAAAAATGTCCGGGGTCACCTTGGATATTACCTTCCTGAGAATGAATCCTCGTCATCATTCGGTAGCGATCGCGGCGACGAGAGGTCTTCGTATGGATCCTATTTCCAAGAAGATCCAGCACTTGAATATAGAAGCGAAGAATTTGGAGGACATGACCCAGGCTTATCATCGTTGTAAGCAGTTGGGATTCGAGATCGCTCACGGGATCGGGCAACATCCCAACGATCAAGAGTTGTCCTTTTATGTGATCACGCCTTCCGGTTTTGAGTTCGAAGTGGGATGGAATCCTATTTCTGTAAGCGAATCTCATTGGAAGCAGAATACATACAAACAGATCAGTGCGTGGGGACACCAACCGGAGATCTCTACAAAATTATCTAGGTGGAACGAATTCAGAAGGGGGTTCTTCTCCCTTTTTCGTTCCGAATACGTCCCGTTTTAA